Within Lolium rigidum isolate FL_2022 chromosome 5, APGP_CSIRO_Lrig_0.1, whole genome shotgun sequence, the genomic segment TGCACGCACCGGCCACCAAGTGGCCTTTCACGTTTCAGCGCCGTTAGTATACAGTTGGGCTATACTATGCAATGACTATCAACAAGTGCCAAGGTCAGACACTTCAGAAGGTCGGGGTTTACTTGCCAAAACCGATGTTCTCGCATGGGCAGTTTTATGTTGCGATCTCAAGGGTAACATCAAGGGAAGGGCTCCAAGTGCTAGCGCTCGATGGATCTGGCAAGGCAACTACCTAAACAAGAAACATAGTGTACTGTGCGGTTCTTGGCCATCTGTAAGTGTTCTTTCCTACATGCCATATAATTTGTTTGCATATACGCAATTTATTTTCCACAGTTTTGCGTGATCGATATTCTTGCTCATTGTGTCTTCTTCCCAGCTACCTCTTGGTAGGATCACTGAATCTGATGTTCCTTTTGGTGTTGTGCTATGTGGCGTGGGTTTAGAAATGGACAACCATTGATTTGTTGCAGCTGCCGCAACTCTCTCATCGTTGATATATCATGTGTCAGGTTATCTCTGTTCTCTTCCGTATTGTTCTACTCCCTTTCGATGTACATGGTGATTTCTCAGTTTTTATTATTTGTCTATTTGTGTAACAGTCCATGGGTTCAACTCTCACCGCATGGTACTAATTGCAGGTTTAGCAGCGTGCATAACCGTGTTTAGTGTAAAGACACTGAAGCTAATGGAGGTGATTTCCGACTTTACATGTTGCGTACAACACCCTGAAATCCCAAGACATACTCGCCTAATCTACATAACAAGGGCGTATGGCTAGAGCCCAGTTTTCTTATCAATTGCCTTTACCTACTATCTACTATATGGTATATGTTAGTGCGTGTCTGACATAAACAGATGTATAAGACACTGAAGCTTTTGTGCTCCCTTTtcttatatatgcttgcatccgatTCAATGGAGAACTGAACTAAACTGTACTGTGTTGTTATTGTCTCTTTCTGACAACAATCTGCACGTTTCCAGATGTTGTGAGCAATTCGTCTTTTGGTTCTTTGATTTCAGCCTCTTCCTCATAAAGATTTCCGTTCAGGCGCACGCAGCTACTATAACAAGTAAAATTGCCCCTGTTGAGCAGTAATGAGAAAAGTGACATACCGACTATTGATGCCTTGTCCTAACCTATATAGTTGCTCAAGTCAAGCTCACCGCCAGTCGCGTGCGTTCCCCCACTCCTCGATCCCTCCTCGCTGCGTGCTCCGGTGGGCAATGCGGCACCCCTGCCATCCTTGGCCAGCTCCACCCGTTGTTATCCAAGGAGCATGCCAGCTCCGTCCTCGCCACCACCAGCTCGGAGCAGTCATACGGCTCACAGACCGGACGCCAACAGGAGGAGGTCTCCGGCCCATCCGAACAGGCCGCCATCCGCACGGCCTCCGTGCCTGGGTCGCCGCGGCAAGCATGGACGCGCCAGGAAGCCTCCACACTGCCACCGAAGCCGCCACGCCCCTCGCTAGCGTGGAGCCCAAGTGGACCATCACGACCCGCACCGAGACCTCCCATCACACGTAGGGGGTTCGCCGCCGCAAGCGGCTGGCCTTTGGCCTCCCATCACACGAAGCTGCCTCCACGCCACCGTCGGCCCCAACGACGCAAGCCGTCCATGCTCACAACAATTGACCTCTGCGCTTGCGAGCTAGGTATCCCGTACAACGGCGACCGAATCGTCCAGCAACAGGCGGGGGCGGGGGGGAGAGAGCAATGATGTTCGCCACCGTCCCTATCGGCACCCCACCTTCGGCTTCCACACGGAGAGCTCACACCGCTCTTCTACTCAGTGTTCCTAGATTCACTATTTTTTTAACCCGTTTATGTTACCAAATCATCTACTGTACTAGTAGATAGATACTGCTGCCCAAATCAACTACTCCATGTGGGTCGGGACTCCTGCTGCAGCCACCTAACTTATGCTCACCGAATTGTGCTAATTCAAACTTAATAATTTCCTGAAAATCGACAGCCACAggcgcggcgtgtcgccgcgccACTGCCTCCTAGTTTTTTTTTAATGATGAAAGAGTCTCTGAACTCAGCTAGACAGTTTTGCGTCGCCCTGGCGTCTTCTCCGTTTTGTCCGGCGCAGATTTTATTTAGTCTTCCCGAAACGGAACACTGTAGCCGACCCAGTGGAAATCGAGCTACGTGTCGTGTCGGCACCGCCGCGCCTAGACGTGGGAGCACCCTCTGCTTGCCAGCGCGTGTCCTGGAATATGGCTAGGTGGCCTCGGGATGCACTCCAAGGTCCAACCTTGATCGACTCCCAGTCCTGTATCCCTCTCTCGATCGCTATAAATCCCGGGACGATCTCGTCATGTTGGATAAGCACAACCAGCAGCTGTAGATCGAGTGATCGACCATCTGATCCAACCACTCACTAGCAGATCGAGCAGAGAATCGGTGAGCAATGGAGGCGACCAAGGAGAGgcgggaggagcagcagcggaaggccgccggcgccggcgaggacgGCGACTCGGTGCAGCTGCCGACGGAGACGAGCCCGTACGTGCAGTACAACAAGGACGACGGCCTGGAGGACTACAAGATGCGCGCCTACGGCGCCAAAGGCCACCTCCCCGTCTCCGACATCCCCCACGGCGGCACCGGCACCGACGCGCCCACCATCCCCGGCACCGCCCTCCCCACTCAGCAACTGAACCTGCATGGACGCCAGCAGCCGCAGCGTGGCCAGGGTGGGGACGCTGGCGCTGGCCGCGCCGACGAGGCGGCCACCGACACCATCAACCGCCACGGCGTGCCGTAGTTCGATCGTAGCTGGCTAGCTTGATCCTCAAGCAGTGTTCAGTGTGCCACATGGAAAAACAATAAAGTTTGCTTTGAGCTCCTACTTGTTGCTCGAAAAATAAGAATCTCATTGCTGGTTTGTCGCTGATGATGGATCAGCCTGCCTAACCCCTATTTGCAATGGAAAATTGGCCTGCGAATATTATTTTGCTCTGCTTGATCAAATGCTTTTCGATGTCCAAATTCACATTTGGCGCATCTGGCGCTTCAAAATCACCATCATACTCTTGGGCACTAGGCCGAACCCAACTAAGCCCGGTCGAGCAAGCAGCAGAAGCTAGCCATCAGCTGCAGCCGTTCGCGCCGAACCCAATCTTCTGGTTGGCCACGTCGTACACCACCGCGAGCGTCTTCTGCTGCGTGTTCCCGAGGATGCCGACGTCCGTGCCGTCGCCGTTGGGCGCGAACGCTAGGCAAGCCTGCGAGGCCTTCGCCACATACAACACCCCGCTGAAGTCGAGCTCCACGGTGGTGCCGCCGGCGAACACCAGCGCCAAAGACGGTATCTGCACCGTCGTGTGCCCAGTGAAGTCGTAGCATGTGTCCAGGATGGACAGCGCCGGCGCCTTCTTGTACCTGTACCTGCCCATAGAGCGCGTGAACGCCCTACGGAGCGCGGCGTAGGCGCGCGGCGGCAGCCGGGTGATCACGGTGCCGGAGTCGATCACCGTGCCAGCGGACGCAAACACCACCGGAGAGATCCTGACCGTCCGCCCGCCGACCTTGACGGCGACGAGATTGACGTAGTAGAACGACGGCGTGTCGCGGCGGGTCGCCATCGGCGTGAACCGTGCGTTCCCGGGCGCCGACCTCCCGAGTGACAGGTACCCCACCCCGCTCGGCGACGACGGGAGACAGTAGGAGAACCCCGCGCCGTACTTGGCCGCCGCTTGGGACGACAGCGACACCTTCTCGCGGCCGAGGCCGACGAGCCCGTCGGTCTTGCCGAACAGCCCGGTGTCCTTGTCGCCACACCCGAAGACGAAGCCCGGGAGCGTGTCCGATGGTGTCCCCAGCGTCAGCGTGTCGCGTGCCAGGTCGCCGTCGGTCTGCGACTGGTCGCCATACACGACCTCGTACCGGCATTTCTTGTCTCGCGAGCAGCTATGCGAGTCGAGCCCCTGGCACTCCGGCACGGCGCAGGGCACGGCGGAGTACGTCTTCGACCGCGCCGGGTCGAAGAGCGGGTCCTTCTGCTCGTAGCAGTCCGAGCACGGCGTGCACTGCACCCACGACAGGTCGCTTCCGGTGTCGAAAATCACAGTCATGTCTCTGGCCGGCGTTCCGAGGCCAACAGACACCACGTAGTTGCCGGTGCCAAGGGAGATGCCACGCTGCGCCGGCAGGGACACGCCCTTCGCGGCGTGGTTGGCTTGGTCGAGCACAGTGGACGCGGGGGCGGCGATCTTGCGGTGTATGGAGTCTACTCTGGCCTGATCATGGTCCAAGAGCTGGGCGTGTGGTGGCGTGCCGCCACGCGACTGCAGTGGCAAGCACGGGCCGTGCCGTTGCACAACATTGAGGACCGTCGAGTTTGATGCCGCTGCAAGATAGCCAGAATAAGAATTAGCTGCTCCCTCTCATCCATAAGTACATCGTAGTTCTTTCTTAAATTTAACAGTTTTGTTTAGTTCTCGACTAAGTTCGTGACCTGTCAATTTCTATACCGTTTAATTACATCGTGATTTGTGTATATGAGTTACAAGTTAGGTTGTAATTGGGATTTTCAGTTTTAAGTGAGATTGCAACTGATTTTTTTCTTAGTTGCAAGTGAGGATGCAACAAAGAAAAATGCTCTAAATCGTTAGGTTTGCTTCATGTTTCGTGCTAATTTATCTTGCAATATGGGTTGCAACTGAAATTTGAGGATATCATCTAAAGATCaaagttagttctcagtcgaATGAAAACTAGTCGCATTCTAAATTTAAACTGAAATCACAACAAATATTATGGATCAGCAGGAGTAATtactattttggattttttttttgtcctAAAATCAGCTATAAGGTAAGACTGTGATATAATCCTGGTAGTTATACAACTCGAAATAAATCAACCACCCCGGCTATGTTTGGATTTTCACTGATGTTTGCAGTCATCACGACGGCGAAGCTCTTGTGTGATCTGAAGTATAACAAGAAAATATTTGTTCGTTTATATTGTGGATCATGACATGATCACATTAAATAAATTCGGTCTTGTAAGATGCTTAAGATAATTAGATCAGAGCTTTGTAGGGAGTAATTCAGACAGGCGCACTTGTTCACAAACAAAGTGGCCATTCCATTCACAAGGGACCAAAGCGACTTAGTTAACGACCTTTGAGGCTTTGACTCGTTGAGACTTTTGGTGGCATTTTCTTTTCTTCACCAGTATGTGTGTCAGCACTTTGCGGTAACCCCATACAATAATCGTTGGCACTTGCACTTGTGCATTTGGCTACCAAATGACACGTGTAAGAATTATAGGTAATCTTAAAAAATCATGATATAAAGATAACAATGTGTTTCATGCTAAAGAATTTCATATCCAAATTCAACCCCCAATATGAAATCAAAAACCAAAAAATGCAAAACAAGTTGTGAATAGTAAAGCCACCATGCAAATCAAAAACCAAAATTTGCCAATTGTGCATGAAACTCTATGATGCATGCCATCTGACCAAGAATTGACATAATTCTAGATCGACCAGGAATTAGTCGAGTCCATTTGTATGTGTCTATTTTTCCTTAGTATTTCTGAAAATTAAAATGATTGGTGCCATGATAGTCCAATGTATAACTGAATAGGCCATTATTATTTCTTGAGTTGGCGATCTTATTTGGACTTAACTTATGACATGATATATTCATGTTCTCAGAGGAACAATTATTAATTAATCATTAATAAAATGTTATGCTCTCGCAATCCTTTTAAGTTAGAATGCACAAAGTGCTAGAGCCCCACTGAAGCACAAAATTTAGGAGAAAATTTGGAACTGCGATCCTAATTGAAATTTCCTACTGCTACAATTGGATTTTAGTATTGTATAAATGAATCTGGTAGGATAgaattctcttaaatttaatgtgGCTCCCGGATGAATATGCTTCCACCAACCAAAAAAGCATGTTTTTAATTGTTCGTACAGTTTCGTGAAAAGCCAATATTTTTGTGATAGATATAAAAAAACAAAACATGTTTCATAAAAAAATCTTATTTTTATCATCAATTTTTTTTACACAACTCAAATGAAAAATCAATTTTCATGAAAAAACTTCTACCCATAATCGCACATACCATGTAAAGATGTGCAGTGAATTTTTTGTTTGAAatattttaacatttcaaaatgtatcaaatatgcatttcaaaataaatggAGCATATGTATCCAAAAGCCAAAAGATCACTCCCCGTACATACTTTGGAAACCAAACATGCATGAGCTCTAATCTTACATACTCCTACTTTTTAGAAGTTCCAATGCACACATCTTGTCTTAGTCTTTTCCTAAACAGTTCTTGTTTTGATCCGTTAACCTATTTTTCAGATGGCGTGTCATTGTAATTATTTTGTTTGTTGGTCGACTCATGACAGGTTGAGTTAGTtggagataaaaaaaaagaaagttgaatACGTGCCATGATGCAAGTTCCTGTCCTAACGTTGGATGATCGCCCCAGGAAAGGCGAACCATTGCCGTCTTATTGCACTTGTACTTCCTTCGTCTTATAAAAATTATCTTAGATTTTTCAAAATAGATGTATGTATTCACTATTTAGTctttagatacatttaaattttaacaaacctaaaataatttTGATGGGGCGGTGGGAGTATGTTCGTTTTGATTCGTGTGCTCTCTGTATATGCATATGTGTACCCAACACTAGTGGTTAGCAGTACAAAATTTGAAATGGGGGACTGTATGTTCATGCTCGACTATATATGTACGTGTTTCCTTCGTTTCGAATTATAATATATCCTATATTACTTCCGTTTTAAAATAAGTGTTATAACCTTATCTAACTATGATGTACCTAGATTTTAGACGTATTTTAATGTACAGATACATTGATATCTAGAAAATGTGTTGCTTTCTTCACCGGTATAGCCTGTGTCATTGCAGTACATTTTTATGTGGACTACGTACGAAATAAATGAGTGCACAAACATACAGAAATACGTATAGATACAGACACCTTATTATTCGGAACGACTGATACTAGCGGAATGGATCAACAAGCGAACGATCGATCGAGCAATATAAGGAGCTAGCAGTACCTGTGGACGGCGTGCAGACGGCGGCCGGCAGAAGGGAGGCTACGCTGACGACGTGCCAGTTCGGGTCCGCCGGGCTGCTCGTCCTCCTCATCTCCGCACCGGCAGCCGTCACGCCGAGCCGGCGAGGCGAAGCGGCCAGAGCCACGGCGATAAGCAGGATCCGCGACACCGCGCCGGAGAACACTGAGAACGGAGCGCCTCGACACAGCACGGCGGAAGACATGATCATCGAGCACGAGCAGAGGCCCAATAGCCGCTCCGTGCGTGTGATCTGTGCACTTGATAGCACACGCACTGCTTATATAGCGTTGGTGGCTAGCTAGCCGCGCGCACACTAGCACCAGACGAGAGTCCCGACGGTGTCAAAGTCAGCAATCACCACGAAACGTACGTGGAAAAATTAGGTGGCGTGCCACCGCCGGTGCCTGCGCCGGCGCGGAGCGCTCTCCAGCTCGATGGGTGACCAGACCACGACGAGATGAGGTGAGCGTGTCACCTCGGACGCGATCGCGCGCACTGATAAGCACAACAAAAGGCGAGGCCAGCCCCGTCGTCAAGATCTGGCCGCGCCTTTTCGCCCCGATTTGGGCGAATCGTCTGATCTTCCGTTGATCATTTGGCCCTGATTTGGGTTGCTCTTTGGTGGTGGTGACTggtgggtgcatatgcacgctcTCCTCTGGTCAGCCTGCGGTGATGGACGTTGCTTTCGATCGTCCACTGCGGCTGCGAGCAAGAGAGCCGACAGACTGAAGTGGCAATCATGCGCTGACACGAGCAAGTGCATGTGTAATCATGCGTTAGATCGGAGTAGTAGTTGCTGGTAATTAGAGGAGCTCACCGTCAGCTAGCCAGCAATCAAACTAGATATGCTAGAACATATATTGATGTGTTACGGAGCTGAAAGGGTCAGAGAATCAGGCACGCCATCAGTACTACACAAAAGCTAGAGTTGATTATTTGCATCTATCAAAAGGggatttcttttttccttttttaattgGTGCCTGTCTATGCGCTGCAATTAGCGCAAATGCCATTACCTGACGCATGCACTTCAGAGACCGAGAGGCATGCAGCAAATCTAGCACTTGCCGTATGATCTGGTCAGACAAGCTTGGCCGGCACCCCTAATGGAAAAACTACCTTCACCCGCCACTTCAAATGTTTATCCTCCTCCGCCCGTGGTTTACATGTAGTGCGTACCTGTATAGAATACGTCTGAGGTTCTCAAGTCTCCAAGCTTTGAAGTTCGAGTTTGCTTCTCAAACTTTTCGAAGAAAGAAGTAATCTGAGATTTGTACGCAACACAACATTTGAGATGGAAAATGGTATTATATGTGAGAATCAATCCCCTGAGATAGAAAAGACCAGGGAATtgttagttctcagctagctgagaactatgCTTGTGCTCAGCTAGGTCCTAAACCGGGCGATCTCAACTTTGCTTTTCTATTCGGGTTTGTTACGGGTGGGTTGGTTTCGGCCCGTTATCTATTTTGGGTTGTGGTCGTTGCTGGTCTGCGTCTGGTTGTCTCTTATTCTTGTCTGAAGGAGTAAATGACGCAGAACTACCACATTACAGGCGATGATGTCTGAAAACTACCAGCTTTGGGCTAGGCGACACTTAACTACCAGTCTTGAGGTTAGGTCGAGACGCGGAGCACTGATTGCTCGAGTTTAGCGTTTTAGACATGTTTTGGACCCACCTGACAGGTCCACGTGGGCAAGGGTGGACGGAGAAGTACTGACGACCGTTAGGGCTAGTCTCTCCACTGGATCAAGTTCCCACCGCACCCGATTTAGTCAAAGGCAGTCTCCACTCGCCTCCCTCGTGTGTGTCAATGGAgtctggaggtggcggcggcggggtggaGGGGGATGGCGGAGCTCTCTTCGGAGGGCGCCCCTGTTTCGTTAGAAATGTGCTGTTTGGCCCGGGCTTCAACATGGGGGCCATGGATTTGGACTCTGGGGAGGAGAGGGAGTCTGTGGAGGTCGAGGAAAGCTCAGCGGAGGAGCAGGCCCCACTGCCACCTTCTCCCTCTTTCCAGTTCGCGTGCTCGGTGGCGGGCAAGAGCCACACAGAGGACCCACTTAGCCACTACCAGTCGCCCAGCGGGTAAGATTTCTTTCCTTTGTCTTAATTTTGCGGACGATTTCATCTATGGTTCTTCTGATTTCTCTGCAATTGGTGATGAACCTATGTTTGTGTTGTAGAAATAGGCCATCTGATGACATGTGGGAGCTGTATTTTCAATTCGATGGTGCGAAGTTTGTGCAAATCAGTATGCCCTGTAGTGACATTAGGTATCTGAATTTACTGTCTGTCATGGAGAAGGAAGGATACGGCATGTGTGATTCGTTGTACTATGTAAAAGATGAAGGGGAGGGACTGAATGTCCTTGCTTTAATTGATAGCAATTTGAAGGTGGAAGAAATGGTTAGGAAGTATGAATTTGCTAGGAAATTGGTTCTGACAGTGATGAGGGACAAGAGAAAGCAATCAATTGTTGTATCTCCAGTGAAGCCCTTTGGGAGAGAAAGATcacctgatgatgaggaagtgGAAGGTCATTATCCAGAGCATCCTTTGCAAACATTGCATCCTCTCCAGCCTTTGCAGACACAAACTGATGAAAATGAATGGCCAGAAGAAGAAGCACaacaggatgaagaagaagatgaaggagaagcATCTGATGGTAGTGACTGTTTTTGGTATCCATGCAACTATTACTCTGTGGGTGctgaagaaaagaggagaaaagagGCAGAGGAACTGAAGAAGACAATAGCTGACATGAAAAGGAAGAGAGTTGATCCTTTGGAGCACTGTGAGGGTGAGACTGATGTGGAAGAGATTTTTGACACTCCAACTGTTAATTATGAAGACATATTGTTAGAGATGTCAGTGAAGAAGAAACCCAGATCACACTCTTAAGTAGAGGAACCTGTGAAGGAAGAATGGGCTCCATCTGATGAAGAAGATGGCCTAGGTTTTCTtccagaggaggaagatgatggacATGAGCCTCTGCCATTTATGCAGCCAAAGGGAAGAAAGAGCAGGGCCAAGAAACAACCAGAGAGGACATGGTATGATGAAAACAGGGAGAATCCTGAGCAACAATTCATGCTTAGACTTTGCTTCAAGGATGTGTATCAGTTTAGGGAGGCACTGGCAAGGCTACACATTACTCAGGTTAGGAATTTCCACTACCACAGGAACACACCTGACAGAATAATTGTTTGGTGCAAGCCTGACAGAAAGAAGAAGTATAAATGCAAGTTCTACATGTCTGCTGCCAAGATCAAGCATGAACACATTCTGCATAAAGAAGATGCATTTGGAGCACTCTTGTCCTACTGAACCTAAAGATAGCAGAGTAAATTCTAG encodes:
- the LOC124654789 gene encoding uncharacterized protein LOC124654789, with translation MEATKERREEQQRKAAGAGEDGDSVQLPTETSPYVQYNKDDGLEDYKMRAYGAKGHLPVSDIPHGGTGTDAPTIPGTALPTQQLNLHGRQQPQRGQGGDAGAGRADEAATDTINRHGVP
- the LOC124651447 gene encoding aspartyl protease family protein At5g10770-like; its protein translation is MIMSSAVLCRGAPFSVFSGAVSRILLIAVALAASPRRLGVTAAGAEMRRTSSPADPNWHVVSVASLLPAAVCTPSTAASNSTVLNVVQRHGPCLPLQSRGGTPPHAQLLDHDQARVDSIHRKIAAPASTVLDQANHAAKGVSLPAQRGISLGTGNYVVSVGLGTPARDMTVIFDTGSDLSWVQCTPCSDCYEQKDPLFDPARSKTYSAVPCAVPECQGLDSHSCSRDKKCRYEVVYGDQSQTDGDLARDTLTLGTPSDTLPGFVFGCGDKDTGLFGKTDGLVGLGREKVSLSSQAAAKYGAGFSYCLPSSPSGVGYLSLGRSAPGNARFTPMATRRDTPSFYYVNLVAVKVGGRTVRISPVVFASAGTVIDSGTVITRLPPRAYAALRRAFTRSMGRYRYKKAPALSILDTCYDFTGHTTVQIPSLALVFAGGTTVELDFSGVLYVAKASQACLAFAPNGDGTDVGILGNTQQKTLAVVYDVANQKIGFGANGCS